The window GCAGTTGATCTTTAGCACAGCCGGGGGACGCAACACGACAATCTCGCTTGCCGACCCCGATCCGGAGATAACCGCCCAGGATGTAGAAGCGGTGATGGATTCGGTTCTGGCCCGTAATGTGTTCAACACGACCAGCGGTGATATAACCGGTAAGGTCAGGGCCCAGATTGTTTCAAGAGAAGTTAGTGTGTTGGGTGAGTATTAAGGTAAGGTAATAAGCATGCCCTGGGGACAGGGCCTAGTATAAATAGTTTCTGTAATAAATCGTGTCAATGGGACAGTTCCATCGTGTATCTTTTTAGCGGTCTGGGGACACACCTCTTTCAGAGGAATGTCCCCTATGTCCACCCTGGACACGCTCGAACCGTCCCTAGACACGAGTCCCCAGAGCTGCTTGGAGGGTGCGGGTCTGAATTTGCCGCGGAACTTTTAGGGCCGCACTCTCTGATGAATAGCCGGCCGGCTGAATTGTAAAAGTAAATAGTGGAATAGTTTGGAGTGACTCAATGTGGTTACGTGTGTCAGGGGGACAGTTCCTGAGTGAGCCCTTTGGATAAGCTTACGCTAGCGTGCCTTGGGGACAGGGCCGTGTCTTCTCGATGGCAAATCGCTTTGCGATTTGGACATCAGCCCGGTCCCCAGAGCCGCTCGCTCGAACCGTTCCCGCGGACACACGGTCCCCAGAGCCGCTATCTCT of the Bacillota bacterium genome contains:
- a CDS encoding DUF2922 domain-containing protein, which translates into the protein MVQTLQLIFSTAGGRNTTISLADPDPEITAQDVEAVMDSVLARNVFNTTSGDITGKVRAQIVSREVSVLGEY